A DNA window from Streptomyces sp. 71268 contains the following coding sequences:
- a CDS encoding carbonic anhydrase, with translation MSVTDVYLANNESYATSDPVAPFGEPPSRHLAVITCMDARIDVYAMLGLRLGEAHVIRNAGGAASDDAIRSLVVSQRELLTREVMLIHHTKCGMLGLSDDAFKRDIEAETGVRPPWAAEGFERLEEDVRQSVARVLLNPFVPHKESVRGFIYDVDTRRLHEVECPGPS, from the coding sequence GTGTCCGTCACCGACGTCTACCTGGCCAACAACGAGTCGTACGCGACCTCCGACCCCGTCGCGCCCTTCGGCGAGCCGCCCAGCAGGCACCTGGCCGTGATCACCTGTATGGACGCGCGGATCGACGTGTACGCGATGCTCGGCCTCAGACTCGGCGAGGCACACGTCATCCGCAACGCGGGGGGCGCGGCCAGCGACGATGCGATTCGGTCGCTCGTCGTCAGTCAGCGGGAGTTGTTGACGCGGGAGGTGATGCTGATCCACCACACCAAGTGCGGGATGCTCGGCCTGTCGGACGACGCGTTCAAGCGGGACATCGAGGCGGAGACAGGGGTGCGGCCCCCGTGGGCGGCGGAGGGGTTCGAGCGGCTGGAGGAGGACGTGCGGCAGTCGGTGGCCCGGGTCCTGCTGAACCCGTTCGTGCCGCACAAGGAGTCGGTGCGCGGCTTCATCTACGACGTCGACACGCGGCGGCTGCACGAGGTGGAGTGCCCGGGCCCGTCCTGA
- a CDS encoding ABC transporter ATP-binding protein, with protein MSTLIIDNVSRWFGNVVAVNDVTMTISPGVTGLLGPNGAGKSTLINMMGGFLAPSTGSVTLDGTRIWRNEQSYRHIGIVPERESMYDFLTGQEFVLANAELHGLPKPRAAAQRALATVEMEYAAGRKISTYSKGMRQRVKMASALVHDPSVLLLDEPFNGMDPRQRMQLMDLLRQMGAEGRTVLFSSHILEEVEQLAAHIEVIVAGRHAASGDFRKIRRLMTDRPHRYLVRSSDDRALAAALIADASTAGIEVDTEEGALRIQAVDFNRFTELLPRVAREHGITLLTVSPSDESLESVFSYLVAA; from the coding sequence ATGAGCACTCTCATCATCGACAACGTCTCGCGCTGGTTCGGGAACGTCGTCGCCGTCAACGACGTGACGATGACCATCAGCCCGGGTGTGACCGGCCTGCTCGGCCCCAACGGCGCCGGCAAGTCCACGCTGATCAACATGATGGGCGGCTTCCTCGCGCCCTCCACCGGCTCCGTCACGCTGGACGGCACGCGGATCTGGCGCAACGAGCAGAGCTACCGGCACATCGGCATCGTGCCCGAGCGCGAGTCGATGTACGACTTCCTCACCGGGCAGGAGTTCGTGCTGGCCAACGCCGAGTTGCACGGGCTCCCCAAGCCGCGCGCCGCCGCACAGCGCGCGCTGGCCACGGTGGAGATGGAGTACGCGGCGGGCCGCAAGATCTCCACGTACAGCAAGGGCATGCGGCAGCGCGTGAAGATGGCGTCCGCGCTGGTCCACGACCCGTCCGTGCTGCTGCTCGACGAGCCGTTCAACGGCATGGACCCGCGCCAGCGAATGCAGCTCATGGACCTGTTGCGACAGATGGGTGCCGAGGGGCGCACCGTGCTGTTCTCCTCGCACATCCTCGAAGAGGTCGAGCAACTGGCCGCGCACATCGAGGTGATCGTCGCCGGCCGGCACGCCGCGTCGGGCGACTTCCGCAAGATCCGCCGGCTGATGACCGACCGCCCGCACCGCTACCTGGTGCGCTCCAGCGACGACCGGGCGCTGGCCGCCGCGCTGATCGCGGACGCGTCCACGGCGGGCATCGAGGTGGACACCGAGGAGGGCGCGCTGCGCATCCAGGCCGTCGACTTCAACCGGTTCACCGAACTGCTGCCGCGCGTCGCCCGCGAGCACGGCATCACGCTCCTCACGGTCTCGCCTTCGGACGAGTCCCTGGAGAGCGTCTTCTCCTACCTCGTCGCGGCATAA
- a CDS encoding MFS transporter, whose product MSGISGPSTAPDVRLIDAEEDLVPTPPVAAARRTLRAHPALLLLGIVLAALNMRAALAGVSPLLGEISDHFHLAATATSLVTTIPLIFMGVASPLAPKLARRFGTEAVLLAALVLLCGGILLRVAPPVVTLFVGGAFVGTAIAWLNVLMPGLVKRDFPERAAAMTAVYSTAMIIGATASAAAAVPLENALGGWRGSLASWALLAAVAALLWVPQAVIARRGVRHGQPAATPAARPATTAPVGSGTTADPDASRLSRTPLAWQITLFMGSQSLVAYVVIAWLPTVFTDDGMSKSTAGLIFAYSTLLQGVGSFVVPLLAGRMRQQRLLAVGVASLMACGVVGLLVSPTDGAWLWATLLGIGQGGALGLALTMMVLRARDAHTAARLSGMAQTWGYLLAAAGPLVLGAVHQVTDGWTLPLLLLLGVCAGLAALGLGAGRNLKV is encoded by the coding sequence ATGTCCGGGATATCCGGGCCCAGCACCGCGCCCGATGTCCGGCTCATCGATGCCGAAGAGGACCTGGTCCCCACTCCGCCGGTGGCCGCCGCGCGGCGCACGCTACGCGCGCACCCCGCCCTGCTCCTCCTCGGCATCGTGCTCGCCGCGCTCAACATGCGCGCGGCGCTGGCCGGCGTTTCCCCGCTGCTCGGTGAGATCAGCGACCACTTCCACCTCGCGGCGACCGCGACCAGCCTGGTCACCACCATCCCGCTGATCTTCATGGGAGTGGCGTCGCCGCTCGCGCCGAAGCTGGCCCGCCGGTTCGGCACCGAGGCGGTGCTGCTGGCAGCCCTGGTGTTGCTGTGCGGCGGCATCCTGCTGCGGGTGGCGCCCCCGGTGGTCACGCTGTTCGTCGGCGGAGCGTTCGTCGGCACGGCCATCGCCTGGCTCAACGTGTTGATGCCGGGCCTGGTCAAGCGGGACTTCCCGGAGCGCGCGGCGGCCATGACGGCCGTGTACTCCACCGCGATGATCATCGGAGCCACCGCGTCCGCCGCCGCGGCCGTCCCGCTGGAGAACGCCCTCGGCGGCTGGCGCGGCTCTCTCGCCTCATGGGCACTGCTGGCCGCGGTCGCCGCGCTGCTCTGGGTTCCCCAGGCGGTCATCGCCCGCCGCGGCGTCCGGCACGGCCAGCCCGCGGCAACGCCGGCCGCCCGCCCCGCCACCACCGCACCCGTCGGCTCCGGGACCACCGCCGACCCCGACGCCTCGCGCCTGTCCCGCACCCCGCTGGCTTGGCAGATCACCCTGTTCATGGGCTCGCAGTCACTCGTCGCGTACGTCGTGATCGCCTGGCTGCCGACCGTCTTCACTGACGACGGGATGAGCAAGTCGACGGCCGGGCTCATCTTCGCCTACAGCACGCTGCTGCAGGGCGTCGGCTCGTTCGTCGTGCCACTGCTCGCCGGGCGCATGCGGCAACAGCGGCTGCTGGCGGTCGGCGTCGCCTCGCTGATGGCCTGCGGCGTCGTCGGACTGCTCGTCTCGCCCACGGACGGGGCCTGGCTGTGGGCCACGCTGCTCGGCATCGGGCAGGGCGGCGCGCTCGGCCTTGCCCTGACGATGATGGTGCTGCGCGCCCGCGACGCACACACCGCCGCCCGCCTCTCCGGCATGGCCCAGACCTGGGGCTATCTGCTGGCCGCCGCGGGCCCCCTGGTCCTCGGCGCGGTACACCAGGTCACCGACGGCTGGACGCTGCCGCTGCTCCTGCTGCTCGGCGTCTGCGCCGGCCTGGCCGCCCTCGGCCTCGGCGCGGGTCGCAACCTGAAGGTCTGA
- a CDS encoding XRE family transcriptional regulator produces MINRVRQLRKERLLTLEALAERTGVTKSYLSKVERGYSTPSIAVSVSLAKALHVPLGNLFADATDTSEITVTRAGERQVLSSDGEPGSRYEGIALEAGDKRMTPFMLYPPHDAGPAPFRDHPGEEFVFVHAGSAELIFPSMTVPLEPGDSVYFKATTPHKVRSTSTERAAVLLLVSDDREAAQTAHPHLP; encoded by the coding sequence GTGATCAATCGGGTACGGCAGCTACGTAAGGAGCGCCTGCTGACCCTGGAGGCGCTCGCCGAGCGCACCGGGGTCACGAAGAGCTACCTGTCCAAGGTCGAGCGCGGCTACAGCACTCCGTCCATCGCCGTCAGCGTGTCGCTCGCCAAGGCCCTGCACGTCCCGCTGGGCAACCTGTTCGCCGACGCGACGGACACCTCCGAGATCACCGTCACGCGGGCCGGCGAGCGCCAGGTGCTCTCCTCCGACGGGGAACCCGGCAGCCGGTACGAGGGGATAGCCCTGGAGGCCGGTGACAAGCGGATGACACCGTTCATGCTCTACCCGCCGCACGACGCCGGGCCGGCGCCGTTCCGGGACCATCCGGGCGAGGAGTTCGTCTTCGTCCACGCCGGCAGCGCCGAACTGATCTTCCCCTCGATGACCGTCCCCCTCGAACCGGGCGACTCCGTCTACTTCAAGGCCACCACGCCGCACAAGGTCCGCTCCACGAGCACCGAGCGCGCCGCCGTACTGCTGCTGGTCAGCGACGACCGGGAGGCGGCGCAGACCGCCCACCCGCACCTGCCCTGA
- a CDS encoding ABC transporter ATP-binding protein, translating into MIATQGLSKRFPRVTALDRLSLDIAPGVTGLVGANGAGKSTLIKILLGLAPASEGKAAVLGLDVASEGGAIRERVGYMPEHDCLPPDVSATEFVVHMARMSGLPPSAARERTADTLRHVGLYEERYRPIGGYSTGMKQRVKLAQALVHDPQLVLLDEPTNGLDPVGRDEMLGLIRRVHTDFGISVLVTSHLLGELERTCDHVVVIDGGKLLRSSSTDDFTQATASLAVEVTDSDAHPDGTAALREALERAGIAVATAEREADGSPASTRVLFVEVTGDPTYDAVRDAVAGLGLGLVRMEQRRHRIAEVFRTDSATADPPPGASSQSPTSRPAASEPAPRPAAPRSPAHQHPAQHDAARQHQEGGSGDVA; encoded by the coding sequence GTGATCGCTACCCAAGGTCTGAGCAAGCGGTTCCCCCGGGTGACCGCCTTGGACCGGCTCTCCCTCGACATCGCTCCGGGCGTGACCGGACTCGTGGGCGCCAACGGCGCCGGCAAGTCCACGCTGATCAAGATCCTGCTCGGCCTCGCGCCCGCCAGCGAGGGGAAGGCGGCCGTGCTCGGTCTCGATGTCGCCAGCGAAGGTGGGGCGATCAGAGAGCGGGTCGGGTACATGCCCGAGCACGACTGTCTGCCGCCGGACGTCTCGGCGACCGAGTTCGTCGTGCACATGGCGCGCATGTCCGGGCTGCCACCGTCCGCCGCGCGCGAGCGCACGGCGGACACGCTGCGCCACGTCGGTCTGTACGAGGAGCGGTACCGCCCGATCGGCGGCTACTCGACCGGTATGAAGCAGCGGGTCAAGCTCGCCCAGGCGCTCGTCCACGATCCGCAGCTCGTGCTGCTCGACGAGCCGACCAACGGCCTCGACCCGGTCGGCCGGGACGAGATGCTCGGCCTGATCCGCCGTGTGCACACCGACTTCGGCATCTCCGTTCTGGTGACCTCGCACCTGCTCGGCGAGTTGGAGCGCACCTGCGACCACGTCGTCGTCATCGACGGCGGCAAGTTGTTGCGGTCCTCGTCGACCGACGACTTCACCCAGGCCACGGCATCGCTCGCGGTGGAGGTCACGGACAGCGACGCGCATCCGGACGGCACGGCCGCGCTGCGTGAGGCGCTTGAGCGCGCGGGGATCGCGGTGGCCACGGCCGAGCGGGAGGCCGACGGCTCACCGGCGTCGACCAGGGTCCTGTTCGTCGAGGTCACCGGCGACCCGACGTACGACGCGGTGCGCGACGCGGTCGCCGGCCTCGGCCTCGGTCTGGTGCGGATGGAGCAGCGCAGGCACCGCATAGCGGAGGTGTTCCGCACCGACTCCGCGACGGCCGACCCGCCGCCCGGGGCCAGCTCGCAGTCCCCCACTTCGCGGCCCGCTGCCAGCGAGCCCGCCCCACGGCCCGCTGCCCCGCGGTCGCCCGCCCACCAGCACCCCGCGCAGCACGACGCCGCGCGCCAGCACCAGGAAGGAGGCAGCGGCGATGTCGCCTAA
- a CDS encoding dihydrodipicolinate synthase family protein produces the protein MARTRTARPSTTPPPLAGVISYPVTPFTPETGALDLPALHRLTDGLVTAGSHGIAPLGSTGESAYLSETEWDAVCETTLSAVAGRVPTVVGVAHYSTEGTVRRARVAARHGATAIMVLPQVYWKLTDAELARHFAAVADASDLPVMLYNNPGTSGVDLPPETVVALARQIPNLTMVKESSGDATRFRAIRELSDGALSVYNGSNPLALEAFRAGAVGWCTAAPCLAPRWCLELYAAATAGEQERADAVLAELLPFLRFIVGYGLPRAIKAGLEIRGRAAGSPRLPLLPLPEAQVAELRRMLERLDTSPIPDQTEARAAGQPA, from the coding sequence ATGGCGCGGACACGGACGGCGCGACCTTCGACGACACCACCACCGCTGGCCGGCGTCATCTCCTATCCCGTCACCCCGTTCACCCCGGAGACCGGCGCGCTCGACCTTCCCGCGCTGCACCGCCTCACCGACGGCCTCGTGACCGCCGGCAGCCACGGCATCGCCCCACTGGGCAGCACCGGCGAGAGCGCCTACCTCAGCGAGACGGAGTGGGACGCCGTCTGCGAGACGACGCTCAGCGCCGTCGCCGGGCGGGTTCCCACGGTGGTCGGCGTCGCGCACTACAGCACGGAGGGCACGGTACGTCGCGCCCGCGTCGCCGCCCGGCACGGAGCTACCGCGATCATGGTGCTTCCGCAGGTGTACTGGAAGCTGACCGACGCGGAACTCGCGCGGCACTTCGCCGCCGTCGCCGACGCGAGCGACCTGCCGGTCATGCTCTACAACAACCCGGGCACGAGCGGCGTCGACCTGCCACCCGAGACGGTGGTCGCTCTCGCGCGGCAGATCCCCAACCTGACGATGGTGAAGGAGAGTTCCGGCGACGCGACACGCTTCCGCGCCATCCGGGAACTGTCGGACGGCGCGTTGTCGGTCTACAACGGGAGTAATCCGCTCGCTCTCGAAGCCTTCCGTGCCGGCGCGGTCGGCTGGTGCACGGCGGCGCCCTGCCTGGCCCCGCGCTGGTGTCTGGAGTTGTACGCCGCGGCGACGGCCGGGGAACAAGAGCGGGCCGATGCGGTACTGGCGGAGCTGCTGCCGTTCTTACGGTTCATCGTGGGGTACGGGCTGCCGCGCGCGATCAAGGCCGGCCTGGAGATCCGTGGCCGAGCCGCCGGCAGCCCCAGACTGCCCCTGTTGCCACTCCCGGAGGCCCAGGTGGCCGAGCTGCGCCGGATGCTGGAGCGGCTCGACACCTCCCCGATCCCCGACCAGACAGAGGCGCGAGCGGCTGGACAACCGGCATGA
- a CDS encoding ABC transporter permease subunit — MSPKTQAGDAAGARQVPRGAAPAADVIHNIGYRHYDGPRLGRAYARRSLFSQSLRGAYGLGRSAKSKVLPMLLVGVMCLPAGIIVAVAVATKTDELPVEYTRYAIILQAVIGLFVAAQAPQSVSRDLRFKTVPLYFSRPIETADYVVAKFAAMASAIFLLTATPVLILYVGALLGKLDFVDQTKGFAQGMVSVALLSLLFAGIGLVIAALTPRRGFGVAAVIAVLTISYGAVSVMQGIANEQGETGAIEWIGLFSPITLIDGIGSAFLGATSAAPGQFGPDAAVGVVYLLVYAVLVAGAYGLLVRRYRKVGL, encoded by the coding sequence ATGTCGCCTAAGACGCAAGCCGGCGATGCGGCCGGCGCGCGGCAGGTCCCGCGCGGCGCGGCGCCGGCCGCCGATGTCATCCACAACATCGGCTACCGGCACTATGACGGCCCGCGCCTCGGCCGCGCCTACGCCCGCCGCTCGCTCTTCTCACAGAGCCTGCGGGGCGCCTACGGACTCGGCCGTTCCGCCAAGTCCAAGGTGCTGCCGATGCTGCTGGTCGGCGTGATGTGCCTGCCGGCGGGAATCATCGTGGCGGTCGCCGTGGCGACCAAGACCGACGAACTGCCGGTCGAGTACACGCGGTACGCGATCATCCTGCAGGCCGTGATCGGCCTGTTCGTGGCCGCCCAGGCACCACAGTCGGTCTCGCGTGATCTGCGCTTTAAGACCGTTCCGTTGTACTTCTCGCGGCCGATCGAGACGGCCGACTACGTGGTCGCGAAGTTCGCCGCGATGGCCTCGGCCATCTTCCTGCTCACCGCGACACCCGTGCTGATCCTCTATGTGGGGGCGCTGCTCGGAAAGCTCGATTTCGTGGACCAGACGAAGGGGTTCGCACAGGGAATGGTGTCCGTGGCTCTGCTTTCGCTCCTCTTCGCCGGCATCGGCCTCGTGATCGCCGCACTCACGCCGCGCCGCGGCTTCGGCGTGGCCGCCGTCATCGCCGTGTTGACCATCTCGTACGGCGCGGTCAGCGTGATGCAGGGCATAGCCAACGAGCAGGGTGAGACGGGCGCGATCGAGTGGATCGGCCTCTTCTCACCCATCACGCTCATCGACGGCATCGGCTCCGCCTTCCTCGGCGCGACATCCGCGGCGCCCGGCCAGTTCGGCCCGGACGCGGCCGTTGGCGTGGTGTACCTGCTGGTGTACGCCGTGCTGGTCGCCGGCGCGTACGGACTGCTGGTGCGTCGCTACCGGAAGGTCGGGCTGTGA
- a CDS encoding LysR family transcriptional regulator — protein MTLDDLRAFLAVCEAGSLSAVARDLSCTQSAVSQRVRRLERELGLPLLERQPRGVAPTPAGRLLRHAAHDGIGALDLAVRQLREIRDGAAGTVRITTGAISVRHFMSQAVVSFRTRHPQVGLEFQTSNSGRGCLDALAADTADLAWITIGPPVRGVQQRPVVSLPWVLAVRADDPLATRATVGPDDLADIRHIRLPENSTSRRSLDGHFAQQGTEPDASTSVADWDTAMLLAELGLGHAIVPALPGWRAAEHPGLRLIPIPSLPPLATGWAVRRWETLSPAALAFADAVATSLTPPPPATPAPSPGATGAPPAPDPLIHAPA, from the coding sequence ATGACCCTCGACGATCTCCGCGCGTTCCTCGCGGTCTGCGAGGCCGGCAGCCTCAGTGCCGTGGCCCGCGACCTGTCCTGCACCCAGTCGGCCGTCAGCCAACGCGTGCGCCGCCTGGAGCGCGAACTCGGACTGCCGCTGCTGGAGCGCCAACCGCGCGGGGTCGCCCCCACCCCCGCCGGCCGACTGCTGCGGCATGCCGCGCACGACGGTATCGGCGCGCTCGACCTGGCCGTACGGCAGTTGCGCGAGATACGCGACGGCGCGGCCGGCACCGTACGCATCACCACCGGCGCCATCTCCGTACGGCACTTCATGTCGCAGGCCGTCGTCTCCTTCCGGACCCGACACCCGCAGGTGGGCCTGGAGTTCCAGACCTCCAACTCGGGCCGCGGCTGCCTCGACGCACTGGCCGCCGACACCGCCGACCTGGCCTGGATCACCATCGGCCCGCCCGTACGCGGCGTCCAACAGCGCCCGGTGGTCAGCCTCCCGTGGGTACTCGCCGTACGCGCCGACGACCCGCTGGCCACCCGCGCGACCGTCGGCCCCGACGACCTCGCCGACATCCGACACATCCGCCTCCCGGAGAACTCCACCTCGCGCCGCTCCCTGGACGGCCATTTCGCCCAGCAGGGCACCGAACCGGACGCCAGCACCAGCGTCGCTGACTGGGACACCGCCATGCTGCTGGCCGAACTGGGCCTCGGACACGCCATCGTGCCCGCCCTCCCGGGCTGGCGCGCCGCCGAACACCCCGGGCTGCGCCTCATCCCCATTCCGTCCCTCCCCCCGCTCGCCACCGGTTGGGCGGTCCGCCGCTGGGAGACCCTCAGCCCGGCCGCCCTGGCCTTCGCCGACGCGGTGGCGACCAGCCTGACCCCACCCCCTCCGGCCACGCCCGCCCCGTCCCCCGGCGCCACCGGGGCACCGCCCGCCCCCGACCCGCTCATCCACGCGCCGGCCTGA
- a CDS encoding ABC transporter permease subunit, whose amino-acid sequence MYNPTVARLTYRALLGRRRALILFSLPALLVVISIAIRLMTGADDATADAILGGFALSVMVPLIGVIAGTGAIGPEIDDGSVVYLLAKPVKRPTIIVTKLFVAVGVTMAFSAIPTLIAGLILNGNSQGIAGAYTSAAAMASIAYSAIFLLLGTVTRHAVVAGLVYALVWESVFGTYVTGARQLSVQQWSLAAAEKIGQGGVITSDVGLPVAVVLLVGVTVVATWYAGQKLRGLTLAGEE is encoded by the coding sequence ATGTACAACCCCACGGTCGCCCGGCTCACCTACCGGGCGCTGCTCGGCCGCCGCCGCGCGCTGATCCTCTTCTCGCTGCCCGCGCTGTTGGTCGTGATCTCGATCGCGATCCGGCTGATGACGGGGGCCGACGACGCCACCGCCGACGCGATCCTGGGCGGCTTCGCGCTGTCCGTGATGGTCCCGCTCATCGGCGTCATCGCGGGCACCGGCGCCATCGGCCCGGAGATCGACGACGGTTCGGTGGTGTACTTGCTGGCCAAGCCGGTGAAGCGGCCAACGATCATCGTCACCAAGCTGTTCGTCGCGGTCGGCGTCACGATGGCCTTCTCCGCCATACCCACCCTGATCGCCGGCCTGATCCTGAACGGCAACAGTCAGGGCATAGCCGGCGCGTACACCTCGGCCGCCGCCATGGCCTCCATCGCCTACAGCGCCATCTTCCTGCTGCTCGGCACCGTCACCCGGCACGCGGTCGTCGCCGGCCTGGTGTACGCGCTGGTGTGGGAGTCCGTGTTCGGCACGTACGTCACCGGGGCGCGCCAACTCAGCGTCCAGCAGTGGTCCCTGGCCGCCGCCGAGAAGATCGGTCAGGGCGGCGTGATCACCTCGGACGTGGGCCTTCCGGTGGCCGTCGTGTTGCTCGTCGGCGTGACGGTGGTCGCCACCTGGTACGCGGGCCAGAAGCTGCGCGGTCTCACGCTGGCCGGCGAGGAGTGA
- a CDS encoding aldolase codes for MVNVVSSEGCCAQQARRRTTGHAGIAGASELEQTMANTLQDSKAMLVDRAERQMNGHFGDSKLTTRQKIALTCRIAYDGGHDSGLAGQISARGPRPGTYYTQRLGLGFDEITEDNLLLVGEDLQVLEGEGMPNPANRFHSWIYRAREDVNCIVHTHALHTAALAMLEVPLVISQMDTTPLYDDVAFLKDWPGVPVGNEEGEIISAALGDKRAILLAHHGQLVTGATVEEACNLALLIERAARLQLLAMAAGTIKPLPPELAREAHDWTSTDRRNQANFAYYARKALRRHPDCVTGEVRL; via the coding sequence ATGGTGAACGTAGTTTCCTCGGAGGGGTGCTGCGCGCAGCAGGCGCGACGCCGGACGACGGGGCACGCCGGCATCGCCGGCGCTTCGGAACTGGAGCAGACGATGGCAAACACGCTGCAAGACTCGAAGGCCATGCTCGTTGATCGGGCCGAGCGCCAGATGAACGGCCATTTCGGAGACTCGAAGCTGACCACCCGCCAGAAGATCGCCCTGACCTGCCGCATCGCCTACGACGGCGGTCACGATTCGGGACTGGCCGGCCAGATCAGCGCACGTGGCCCGCGACCCGGCACGTACTACACCCAGCGCCTGGGCCTCGGCTTCGACGAGATCACCGAGGACAACCTCCTGCTGGTGGGCGAGGACCTCCAGGTCCTTGAGGGCGAGGGCATGCCGAACCCCGCCAACCGCTTCCACTCCTGGATCTACCGGGCCCGTGAGGACGTCAACTGCATCGTCCACACCCACGCACTGCACACGGCGGCGCTCGCGATGCTCGAAGTGCCGCTCGTAATCTCGCAGATGGACACCACGCCGTTGTACGACGACGTCGCCTTTCTCAAGGACTGGCCCGGTGTCCCGGTCGGGAACGAGGAGGGCGAGATCATCTCGGCGGCCCTCGGCGACAAGCGCGCCATCCTCCTGGCCCACCACGGCCAACTCGTCACCGGCGCCACCGTCGAGGAGGCGTGCAACCTGGCCCTGCTCATCGAGCGCGCGGCACGCCTGCAACTCCTCGCCATGGCGGCCGGGACCATCAAGCCGCTGCCGCCCGAGCTGGCCCGCGAGGCCCACGACTGGACCTCCACCGACCGCCGCAACCAGGCGAACTTCGCCTACTACGCGCGCAAGGCCCTCCGCCGCCACCCCGACTGCGTCACGGGCGAGGTGCGGCTCTGA
- a CDS encoding FadR/GntR family transcriptional regulator translates to MTLRAAGRKSLVDTVVEQLRAQVADGTWRVGDRVPTEHALAEQLQVGRNTVREAVRVLCHSGMLQSRQGEGTFVVSTADPAAVMRGVQRAGIRDVLELRIALEAEGARLAALRHSPDDLERMRAALAAQAALAHADGPPPQGADLELYADHDVAFHRAVVDAAHNSALSATYGWFSSSVREALLTALGDHDMPHIDPGDHHAVIDAIASGDPAAAEGAARALLAAPMRAVDALLAPHP, encoded by the coding sequence ATGACACTGCGGGCAGCGGGGCGGAAGTCGCTCGTGGACACCGTCGTGGAGCAGTTGCGCGCGCAGGTGGCGGACGGCACCTGGCGGGTCGGGGACCGGGTGCCGACCGAGCACGCGCTCGCCGAGCAGCTCCAGGTGGGCCGGAACACCGTGCGTGAGGCCGTACGCGTCCTCTGTCACTCCGGGATGCTCCAGTCCCGACAGGGCGAGGGCACGTTCGTCGTGTCCACGGCCGACCCGGCCGCCGTCATGCGCGGCGTCCAGCGCGCCGGCATCCGGGACGTGCTGGAGCTGCGCATCGCGCTGGAGGCCGAGGGCGCCCGCCTCGCCGCGCTCCGGCACAGCCCGGACGACCTGGAACGGATGCGGGCCGCGCTCGCCGCGCAGGCCGCACTCGCGCACGCCGACGGCCCGCCACCGCAGGGCGCGGACCTGGAGCTGTACGCGGACCACGACGTCGCGTTCCACCGGGCCGTGGTGGACGCGGCGCACAACTCCGCGCTGAGCGCGACGTACGGCTGGTTCAGCAGCTCCGTACGCGAGGCCCTGCTCACCGCGCTCGGCGACCACGACATGCCGCACATCGACCCCGGCGACCACCACGCGGTCATCGACGCCATCGCCTCCGGCGACCCGGCGGCGGCCGAGGGCGCGGCCCGGGCGCTGCTCGCCGCCCCCATGCGGGCGGTGGACGCGCTGCTCGCCCCACACCCCTAG